A window from Sesamum indicum cultivar Zhongzhi No. 13 unplaced genomic scaffold, S_indicum_v1.0 scaffold00236, whole genome shotgun sequence encodes these proteins:
- the LOC105179912 gene encoding uncharacterized protein LOC105179912: MAEGNLSRLTVFVTSRAVNETVFVTIVYGASEVIDRPILWTTLETLAQQCSDIPWLVGGDFNAVRELNEVCGISGDIRMATEEFNTGILEAGLIPLPMQGEWFTWHNCSTTARSLWKRLDRILINDRWLARFPTSSYHSLTPRMSDHSPLVLHGDTQQHNGGGMFRFDNYLARSPDFIPNVQNIWHHEVVRIPMYAVTRKLKAFKPVFRLQRRNKGDNVQLAKSFLDEAQQLVSSDRQNELYLLLEHCCRIIYAKAAKLEQIMLQQRAKMQWMKDGDQCSRVFLRKIAQRRVMRRILQINDENGTTHMDQGEVAHEFISYFQNLLGGTRRQVTVDIRYLRPWARHCITDEEASHLLLPFSPDDVKQAVFDIAEDKAPGPDGYSSGYFKAAWPVVGEEVTRAVLDFFTTEKLLKQINSTILTLIPKRPNSLLDKIISPCQTAFIPGRSIGDNIMLAQELLSGYNQMRLPPRCALKVDIRKAYDTVEWDFLLAVLQLFGFPTKFTSWDLQTTYYFSAELTLTPSEYSRRDWNGLRNCRAFG, encoded by the exons ATGGCGGAAGGAAATTTGAGCCGTTTAACTGTCTTTGTTACTAGTAGAGCTGTCAATGAAACTGTCTTTGTTACTATTGTATATGGTGCATCTGAGGTGATTGACCGTCCGATTTTGTGGACTACACTGGAGACACTCGCACAGCAGTGCTCAGACATCCCGTGGCTGGTGGGaggggactttaatgcagtGCGAGAACTTAATGAGGTATGTGGCATttcaggagatataaggatggccacaGAAGAATTTAACACCGGAATTCTGGAGGCGGGCCTGATTCCACTTCCaatgcaaggtgaatggttcacatggcataattgcagtacaACCGCGcggagtttatggaagcggtTGGATCGGATCCTTATTAATGATCGTTGGCTGGCAAGGTTCCCTACCTCATCCTATCACAGCCTTACACCACGGATGTCTGACCATTCGCCACTGGTTCTACATGGGGATACACAACAACATAATGgaggaggtatgtttcgatttgataactatctggCCCGTTCACCTGATTTCATTCCCAATGTGCAGAacatttggcatcatgagGTTGTTCGTATACCTATGTATGCCGTGACCCGTAAACTGAAGGCATTTAAACCGGTCTTCCGACTacagaggaggaataagggggatAACGTCCAATTAGCAAAAAGTTTTCtcgatgaggcacaacaattGGTGAGCTCTGACAGACAGAATGAGCTCTACTTACTCCTGGAACATTGCTGTCGAATAATTTAtgctaaagcggcaaaactcgaACAAATTATGTTGCAACAAAGAGctaaaatgcagtggatgaaagatggAGACCAATGTTCCCGGGTTTTCTTACGTAAGATCGCTCAGAGACGAGTAATGAGGAGAATCttgcagatcaatgatgagaatggtaccACACACATGGATCAAGGAGAGGTCGCCCATGAGTTTATCTCATACTTTCAGAACCTTTTAGGAGGTACCAGACGACAGGTCACAGTGGATATTCGATACCTTAGACCATGGGCGAGGCACTGTAttactgatgaggaagctagcCACTTACTGCTACCATTCTcaccggatgatgtgaagcaagcagtgttTGATATCGCTGAAGACAAAGCgccgggacctgatggttaCTCGTCAGGGTATTTCAAGGCGGCTTGGCCTGTGGTGGGGGAAGAAGTAACGAGGGCGGTTCTGGACTTCTTTACTACGGAAAAACTACTAAAACAGATCAACTCCACGATTTTGACActaataccaaag AGACCGAATAGCTTGCTAGACAAGATTATTAGCCCCTGTCAGACAGCTTTTattccgggaagaagcattggtgACAACATTATGCTAGCCCAGGAACTATTGTCAGGCTATAACCAGATGCGCCTACCTCCCAGATGCGCgcttaaagtggatatcagaaaggcatatgatacgGTGGAATGGGACTTCttgttagcagttttgcagttATTCGGATTCCCAACTAAGTTCACAAG ttgggatttgcagacgacctACTACTTTTCTGCAGAGCTGACTTTGACGCCATCAGAGTATTCAAGGAGGGATTGGAATGGTTTGCGGAATTGTCGGGCCTTTggctga